From the genome of Candidatus Methylomirabilota bacterium, one region includes:
- a CDS encoding VRR-NUC domain-containing protein, with translation MGLTCAPREREIQKAILDLLRVHGIPAWRINSRVLTLPGSAGLYRMGGVKGMADIIAMVPGSGRFLALEVKRPGQKLTLDQAIFLDRIARNGGIGARVTSCNEVLALLERHGWTPSSRLGMGSPRSGSFPP, from the coding sequence GTGGGCCTCACTTGCGCCCCGCGCGAGCGCGAGATCCAGAAAGCGATCTTGGATCTGCTCCGCGTCCACGGCATCCCCGCCTGGCGCATCAATAGCCGGGTCCTCACCCTCCCCGGGAGCGCCGGCCTCTACCGCATGGGCGGGGTGAAGGGGATGGCCGACATCATCGCCATGGTGCCCGGCTCCGGCCGCTTCCTCGCGCTCGAGGTGAAGCGCCCTGGCCAGAAGCTCACGCTCGATCAAGCCATCTTTCTTGATCGCATCGCGCGCAATGGCGGCATCGGGGCGCGGGTGACGAGCTGTAACGAGGTGCTGGCTCTGCTAGAGCGACATGGCTGGACGCCGTCGTCACGCTTGGGGATGGGATCGCCGCGGTCGGGATCCTTCCCGCCCTGA